The following proteins are co-located in the Conyzicola lurida genome:
- the dnaG gene encoding DNA primase has product MAGLIRRSDIDEVRSRTNLADVVGDYVTLKSAGVGSMKGLCPFHEERSPSFHVRPGVGFYHCFGCGEGGDVYSFLQKMDHVSFSEAVELLAGKLGYELHYEDGGQASDHGNRARILSANQAASDFYVASLGSDEAEPGRRFLGERGFDQSAAERFGIGFAPRGGALGKHLKTLGYSEDELVIAGLLGRGDRGDVYDRFRSRLVWPIRDTTGQTVGFGARRLLDDDKGPKYLNTPDTPVYHKSQVLYGLDLAKKDIARGKQVVVVEGYTDVMACHLAGVTTAVATCGTSFGIDHIKMIRRVMGDVAGDVRSTGEVIFTFDPDAAGQKAASRAFDEEQRFSAETFVAVAPDGLDPCDLRLARGDDAVRRLVTTRKPMFEFMIRRVLDAHDLRTVEGRVAALRATAPVVAGIRDEALEVGYVRQTAQWLGMDMDEVRRAVQTARSAPSTDPAAGEQSLDNSLSLMQLPTDPTTRLERDALMAMLQYPVDVGLDFIRRGANVTFTDNTLAVVSDAIATSAEHWEAPDWLARVSDEVPLPFATLVKQLGVAPIPERPEVIGSYCKDVVAGLIDRDLLRQKKELLGALQRTDAAAEADAYGQIQRDLVRVEAERRALRDS; this is encoded by the coding sequence GTGGCAGGCCTGATTCGACGAAGCGATATCGACGAAGTTCGGTCGCGCACCAATCTGGCCGACGTCGTCGGCGACTACGTGACGCTGAAGAGCGCCGGGGTCGGCTCGATGAAGGGCCTCTGCCCGTTCCACGAGGAGCGCAGCCCCAGCTTCCACGTGCGGCCCGGCGTCGGTTTCTACCACTGCTTCGGCTGCGGCGAGGGCGGCGACGTCTACTCGTTCCTGCAGAAGATGGACCACGTCTCCTTCTCCGAGGCGGTCGAGTTGCTCGCCGGCAAACTCGGCTACGAGCTCCACTACGAAGACGGCGGTCAGGCGAGCGACCACGGCAACCGCGCGCGCATCCTCAGCGCCAATCAGGCCGCGTCCGACTTCTACGTCGCGAGCCTCGGCAGCGACGAAGCCGAGCCCGGCCGCCGGTTCCTGGGCGAACGCGGTTTCGACCAGAGCGCCGCCGAGCGCTTCGGCATCGGTTTCGCGCCCCGCGGCGGCGCCCTCGGCAAGCACCTCAAGACGCTCGGCTACAGCGAGGACGAGCTCGTCATCGCCGGACTGCTCGGCAGGGGAGACCGCGGCGACGTCTACGACCGCTTCCGCAGCCGGCTCGTCTGGCCGATCCGCGACACCACCGGCCAGACCGTCGGATTCGGCGCGCGCCGCCTGCTCGACGACGACAAGGGCCCGAAGTACCTCAACACCCCCGACACCCCCGTCTATCACAAGAGCCAGGTGCTCTACGGGCTCGACCTCGCCAAGAAGGACATCGCCCGCGGCAAGCAGGTCGTCGTGGTCGAGGGCTACACCGACGTCATGGCGTGCCACCTCGCCGGTGTGACCACCGCCGTCGCCACCTGCGGAACCAGCTTCGGCATCGACCACATCAAGATGATCCGCCGGGTGATGGGCGACGTCGCGGGCGACGTGCGCAGCACCGGCGAGGTCATCTTCACGTTCGACCCCGACGCTGCCGGCCAGAAGGCCGCGAGCCGCGCCTTCGACGAGGAGCAGCGCTTCTCGGCCGAGACCTTCGTCGCGGTCGCCCCCGACGGGCTCGACCCGTGCGACCTGCGCCTCGCGCGCGGCGACGACGCGGTGCGCCGCCTCGTCACGACGCGCAAGCCGATGTTCGAGTTCATGATCCGGCGCGTGCTCGACGCCCACGACCTCCGTACGGTCGAGGGCCGGGTCGCCGCGCTTCGTGCCACGGCCCCGGTCGTCGCCGGCATCCGCGACGAAGCGCTCGAGGTCGGCTACGTCCGCCAGACCGCCCAGTGGCTCGGCATGGACATGGACGAGGTGCGTCGCGCCGTGCAGACCGCGCGGTCCGCGCCATCCACCGACCCTGCCGCCGGCGAACAGTCGCTCGACAACAGCCTGTCGCTCATGCAACTGCCGACCGACCCCACCACGCGGCTCGAACGGGACGCGCTGATGGCGATGCTGCAGTATCCCGTCGACGTCGGGCTCGACTTCATCCGCCGCGGCGCCAACGTCACGTTCACCGACAACACGCTCGCCGTCGTCAGCGACGCGATCGCGACGAGCGCCGAGCACTGGGAAGCGCCCGACTGGCTCGCCCGTGTCTCCGACGAGGTGCCGCTGCCCTTCGCGACCCTGGTCAAGCAGCTCGGCGTCGCGCCCATCCCCGAGCGGCCCGAGGTCATCGGCTCGTACTGCAAGGACGTCGTCGCCGGCCTGATCGACCGCGATCTGCTGCGGCAGAAGAAAGAGCTGCTCGGTGCCCTGCAGAGAACGGATGCCGCGGCAGAGGCCGACGCGTACGGACAGATCCAGCGCGATCTGGTGCGCGTCGAGGCCGAGCGGCGAGCTCTTCGCGACAGTTGA
- a CDS encoding deoxyguanosinetriphosphate triphosphohydrolase, which produces MVARGDTGQYSEADAERWLPEEHSSRRSDFARDRARLLHSSALRRLAAKTQVLSPTQGLDFARNRLTHSLEVAQVGRELAESLGLDPDVVDTACLAHDIGHPPFGHNGEKALNDWAMDFGGFEGNAQTLRLLTRLEPKVFGRDGKTYGLNLTRASLDASTKYPWPASQGIPDPSGRSKFGFYDDDTPVFEWLRDGAPDRRRCIEAQVMDLSDDIAYSVHDFEDAVVGGYLDVPALGDRVDHDELVESMFVWIGGEFTHDELIAAFDRLDSLDYWLSAWNGSRVDLARLKNLTSQLIGRFAHEAVHATRAAHTSGALIRFGADVVIPKNTQAEIAVLKGIVAANVMSTNARKPIYAEQRDTLTDLADALLATGERNLDAGFAADWRDAADDSARKRVIVDQVASLTDQSALAWHARLVG; this is translated from the coding sequence GTGGTGGCTAGGGGAGATACCGGGCAGTACAGCGAGGCGGACGCCGAGCGCTGGCTCCCCGAGGAGCACTCGAGCCGCCGCAGCGACTTCGCCCGCGACCGCGCACGCCTGTTGCACTCGAGTGCGTTGCGCCGCCTCGCCGCCAAGACGCAGGTGCTCAGCCCGACGCAGGGGCTCGACTTCGCCCGCAACCGCCTGACGCACTCGCTCGAGGTCGCGCAGGTCGGCCGCGAGCTCGCCGAGAGCCTGGGCCTGGACCCCGACGTGGTCGATACCGCCTGCCTCGCGCACGACATCGGACACCCGCCGTTCGGCCACAACGGCGAGAAAGCGCTCAACGACTGGGCGATGGACTTCGGCGGCTTCGAGGGCAACGCGCAGACCCTGCGCCTGCTCACCCGCCTCGAGCCCAAGGTCTTCGGCCGTGACGGCAAGACCTACGGCCTCAACCTCACCCGCGCCTCCCTCGACGCGAGCACGAAATACCCGTGGCCGGCGTCGCAGGGCATCCCCGACCCGAGCGGGCGCAGCAAGTTCGGCTTCTACGACGACGACACGCCCGTGTTCGAGTGGCTCCGCGACGGAGCCCCCGACCGCCGCCGCTGCATCGAGGCGCAGGTCATGGACCTCTCCGACGACATCGCCTACTCGGTGCACGACTTCGAGGACGCGGTCGTCGGCGGCTACCTCGACGTGCCCGCGCTCGGCGACCGGGTCGACCACGACGAACTGGTCGAGTCGATGTTCGTCTGGATCGGCGGCGAGTTCACCCACGACGAGCTGATCGCGGCGTTCGACCGCCTCGACAGCCTCGACTACTGGCTGAGCGCGTGGAACGGCTCGCGCGTCGACCTCGCCCGACTGAAGAACCTCACCAGCCAGCTGATCGGACGCTTCGCGCACGAGGCCGTGCACGCCACCCGCGCGGCGCACACCTCGGGCGCGCTCATCCGGTTCGGGGCCGACGTCGTCATCCCGAAGAACACGCAGGCCGAGATCGCGGTGCTCAAGGGCATCGTCGCCGCCAACGTCATGTCGACGAACGCGCGAAAGCCGATCTACGCCGAGCAGCGGGATACGTTGACCGATCTCGCCGACGCGCTGCTCGCCACCGGGGAGCGCAACCTCGACGCCGGATTCGCAGCCGACTGGCGTGACGCCGCCGACGACAGCGCGCGCAAACGCGTGATCGTCGACCAGGTCGCGTCGCTGACCGACCAGTCCGCGCTGGCCTGGCACGCCCGACTGGTCGGCTGA
- the dusB gene encoding tRNA dihydrouridine synthase DusB: protein MTAVTATLPTLQIGPIALDVPVVLAPMAGITNTAFRRLCREYGAGLYVSEMITSRALVERTPESMRLIKHHESETTRSIQLYGVDPKTVSEAVTMLVAEDRADHIDLNFGCPVPKVTRKGGGAALPWKQDLFRDIVEGAVKAAGDIPLTVKMRKGIDDEHLTYIEAAKAAQGAGVASIALHARTAADFYSGQADWSAIAKLKQTITDVPVLGNGDIWSAEDAVRMVNETGCDGVVVGRGCLGRPWLFGDLAAAFRGETLQAQPTLGEVAQAYRRHAELLIEFYDGDEARACRDMRKHVAWYFKGYPVGGETRAALAMSSSVQEIDDLIATLDADQPYPGREAEGPRGRAGSPKNPSLPYGWLDSRTLDESFRTELVEAELHNSGG, encoded by the coding sequence ATGACCGCCGTGACAGCCACACTTCCTACCCTACAGATCGGGCCGATCGCCCTTGACGTACCGGTCGTGCTCGCGCCCATGGCCGGCATCACCAACACCGCGTTCCGCCGGCTCTGCCGCGAGTACGGCGCCGGCCTCTACGTCTCCGAGATGATCACCAGCCGCGCCCTCGTCGAGCGCACGCCCGAGAGCATGCGGCTGATCAAGCACCACGAGTCGGAGACGACCCGCAGCATCCAGCTCTACGGCGTCGACCCGAAGACCGTGTCCGAGGCCGTCACGATGCTCGTCGCCGAGGACCGCGCCGACCACATCGACCTGAATTTCGGATGCCCCGTGCCGAAGGTCACCCGCAAGGGCGGGGGAGCGGCGCTTCCCTGGAAGCAGGATCTGTTCCGCGACATCGTCGAGGGTGCGGTGAAGGCCGCGGGCGACATCCCGCTCACCGTCAAAATGCGCAAGGGTATCGACGACGAGCACCTCACCTACATCGAGGCGGCGAAGGCCGCGCAGGGTGCCGGCGTCGCGAGCATCGCGCTGCACGCCCGCACGGCCGCGGACTTCTACTCCGGCCAGGCCGACTGGAGCGCGATCGCGAAGCTCAAGCAGACCATCACCGACGTGCCGGTTCTCGGCAACGGCGATATCTGGTCGGCCGAAGACGCCGTCAGAATGGTCAATGAGACGGGATGCGACGGGGTCGTCGTCGGGCGCGGCTGCCTGGGACGACCGTGGTTGTTCGGCGATCTCGCCGCGGCCTTCCGCGGTGAGACACTGCAGGCACAGCCCACGCTGGGCGAGGTCGCGCAGGCCTACCGCCGTCACGCCGAACTGCTGATCGAGTTCTATGACGGCGACGAGGCCCGCGCCTGCCGCGACATGCGCAAGCACGTGGCCTGGTACTTCAAGGGCTACCCGGTCGGCGGCGAGACGCGCGCCGCGCTCGCCATGTCGTCGAGCGTGCAGGAGATCGACGATCTCATCGCGACGCTGGACGCGGACCAGCCGTACCCCGGCCGCGAGGCGGAGGGCCCCCGCGGCCGCGCCGGCAGCCCCAAGAACCCGAGCCTGCCGTACGGCTGGCTCGACAGCCGGACGCTCGACGAGAGCTTCCGTACCGAGTTGGTCGAGGCCGAATTGCACAACAGTGGTGGCTAG
- a CDS encoding aminoacyl-tRNA deacylase has protein sequence MSGRDLVQADAAARGISIEFVERPAAGSLEEAAALMGLSPAGIVKTLVVKRHDGTYLFALVPGDRQISWGKLRGVVGVNKLRLPEAHLALEATGFERGTITPLGSSTAWPVFADERIVGLRIAMGAGQHGMSAFVDADELIAGLGATVADISD, from the coding sequence ATGAGTGGTCGAGATCTGGTGCAGGCGGATGCCGCGGCGCGGGGCATTTCCATCGAGTTCGTCGAGCGTCCCGCCGCGGGGTCGCTGGAGGAGGCGGCCGCGCTGATGGGCCTGTCGCCCGCGGGAATCGTGAAGACCCTCGTGGTCAAACGCCACGACGGCACCTATCTGTTCGCGCTAGTCCCGGGCGACCGGCAGATCTCGTGGGGCAAGCTGCGCGGCGTGGTCGGGGTCAACAAGCTGCGGCTGCCCGAGGCGCACCTCGCCCTCGAGGCGACCGGGTTCGAGCGGGGCACGATCACACCGCTCGGCTCGTCGACCGCGTGGCCGGTCTTCGCCGACGAGCGGATCGTCGGACTGCGCATCGCGATGGGTGCCGGGCAGCACGGGATGAGCGCGTTCGTCGACGCCGACGAGCTGATCGCCGGGCTGGGCGCCACGGTCGCGGATATCTCGGACTAG
- a CDS encoding UDP-glucose dehydrogenase family protein translates to MTTSAPIVDHPRMTVIGTGYLGATHAVCMAALGFDVLGVDVDEGKIEALAEGRTPFFEPGLPEKLREALDSGRLRFTTDFDRAAEFGDIHFVCVGTPQLPGSNAADLRFVDSAFTELARRMTRKALLVGKSTVPIGTASRITAAVQAVSPLGDELELAWNPEFLREGFAVDDTLHPDRLVFGVSSEWAEGQLRAAFRPILDDDTPLVVSDLATAELVKVAANSFLATKISYINAMAEVCEATGADVNQLAVALGYDDRIGPRFLKPGLGFGGGCLPKDIRAFTFRAAELGVGQAVAFLEEVDAINIRRRVRTVDLVRELAGGSLEGVRVAALGAAFKPNSDDVRDAPALDVARMLYLEGASVSVYDPEATENAHRAYPDLDYASSLTEAVTGASVVALLTEWDEFRDADPAALGELVAARHVVDGRHALDADRYRAAGWEYRALGLPAGPHPAAVPAVARVAQPAQQLQPAQVGQASQAAQVWQVPQQPR, encoded by the coding sequence ATGACCACCAGCGCACCCATCGTCGACCACCCGCGCATGACCGTGATCGGCACGGGCTACCTCGGCGCGACGCACGCCGTGTGTATGGCGGCGCTCGGATTCGACGTGCTCGGCGTCGACGTCGACGAGGGCAAGATCGAGGCGCTGGCCGAGGGGCGCACGCCGTTCTTCGAGCCGGGGCTGCCCGAGAAGCTGCGCGAGGCGCTCGACTCGGGGCGGCTGCGGTTCACCACCGACTTCGACCGCGCGGCGGAGTTCGGCGACATCCACTTCGTCTGTGTCGGCACCCCGCAGCTGCCCGGGTCGAACGCGGCCGACCTGCGCTTCGTCGATTCCGCTTTCACCGAGTTGGCGAGGCGGATGACGCGGAAGGCGTTGCTCGTCGGCAAGTCGACCGTCCCGATCGGCACCGCGTCGCGGATCACGGCCGCGGTGCAGGCGGTATCGCCGCTCGGGGACGAACTCGAGCTGGCGTGGAACCCCGAGTTCCTGCGCGAGGGTTTCGCCGTCGACGACACGCTGCACCCCGACCGGCTGGTGTTCGGGGTCTCGTCGGAGTGGGCGGAGGGGCAGCTGCGGGCGGCGTTCCGGCCGATCCTCGACGACGACACCCCGCTCGTCGTCTCCGACCTGGCCACCGCGGAACTGGTCAAGGTCGCCGCGAACTCGTTCCTCGCGACGAAGATCTCGTACATCAACGCGATGGCGGAGGTGTGCGAGGCGACAGGGGCCGACGTGAACCAGCTGGCCGTGGCCCTCGGGTACGACGACCGCATCGGACCGCGGTTCCTCAAGCCGGGACTCGGGTTCGGCGGCGGGTGTCTGCCGAAGGACATCCGGGCGTTCACGTTCCGGGCGGCGGAGCTCGGGGTCGGGCAGGCGGTGGCGTTCCTCGAGGAGGTCGACGCGATCAATATCCGTCGGCGGGTGCGCACGGTGGATCTCGTGCGGGAACTCGCGGGCGGCTCGCTCGAGGGCGTGCGGGTCGCGGCCCTCGGCGCGGCGTTCAAGCCGAACTCCGACGACGTGCGCGACGCGCCCGCGCTCGACGTGGCGCGGATGCTCTATCTCGAGGGCGCGAGCGTCAGCGTCTACGACCCGGAGGCGACCGAGAACGCACACCGCGCCTACCCCGATCTCGACTACGCGTCGTCGCTCACGGAGGCGGTGACCGGCGCGAGCGTGGTCGCGCTGCTGACCGAGTGGGACGAGTTCCGCGACGCGGACCCCGCCGCGCTCGGCGAGCTGGTGGCGGCGCGGCACGTCGTCGACGGGCGGCACGCCCTCGACGCGGACCGGTACCGCGCCGCCGGGTGGGAGTACCGGGCGCTGGGGCTGCCGGCCGGGCCGCACCCCGCGGCCGTGCCGGCGGTGGCGCGAGTAGCGCAGCCTGCGCAGCAGCTGCAGCCTGCGCAGGTAGGGCAGGCATCGCAGGCAGCGCAGGTATGGCAGGTACCGCAGCAGCCGCGCTGA
- a CDS encoding right-handed parallel beta-helix repeat-containing protein — MTLGRGEPTMFGNSGKGVLIAAAGLILAGGVTTALVVASPASGPTIGTPDDAVQTVSRVDGDCDSPTVTVSTKKQLTRALEDAAPGDVIALEPGTYSGRFTAETDGTADEPITLCGPEDAVLDGGGTRKGYVLHLDGVDHWVLSGFSVQNGQKGVMADATTNTLISGLHVSQTGDEAIHLRDFSTDNRVVGNTIRDTGLRKAKFGEGIYVGTAESNWCDISDCEPDASDRNLVEGNDIADTTSESIDLKEGTADGIVRGNTFDGSAITGADSWVDVKGNDWLIEGNTGANSPQDGFQTHEILDGWGTGNVFRDNEAAVDGPGFGYSLTPELDNVVECSNTATGAAEGTTNVECQD, encoded by the coding sequence ATGACTCTCGGAAGAGGTGAGCCGACCATGTTCGGAAACTCAGGAAAAGGCGTGCTGATCGCCGCCGCGGGTCTCATCCTGGCCGGGGGAGTCACGACCGCGCTGGTCGTCGCGTCGCCCGCGTCCGGGCCGACGATCGGTACTCCGGATGACGCGGTCCAGACGGTCTCCCGGGTGGACGGCGACTGCGATTCGCCGACGGTCACCGTGTCGACGAAAAAGCAACTGACGCGGGCCCTCGAGGATGCCGCGCCGGGCGACGTGATCGCGCTGGAGCCCGGAACCTACTCCGGCCGCTTCACCGCGGAGACCGACGGCACCGCCGACGAGCCGATCACCCTCTGCGGTCCCGAGGACGCTGTGCTCGACGGGGGAGGCACGCGCAAGGGCTACGTGCTGCACCTCGACGGCGTGGACCACTGGGTGCTCAGCGGGTTCTCGGTGCAGAACGGGCAGAAGGGCGTCATGGCGGACGCCACGACCAACACCCTGATCAGCGGGCTGCACGTCTCGCAGACCGGCGACGAGGCGATCCACCTCCGCGACTTCAGCACCGACAACCGGGTCGTCGGCAACACGATCCGCGACACGGGGCTGCGCAAGGCCAAGTTCGGCGAGGGCATCTACGTCGGCACGGCCGAGAGCAACTGGTGCGACATCAGCGACTGCGAACCCGACGCGAGCGACCGCAACCTGGTCGAGGGCAACGACATCGCCGACACCACCTCGGAGAGCATCGACCTCAAGGAGGGCACCGCCGACGGGATCGTCCGTGGCAACACCTTCGACGGGTCCGCGATCACCGGCGCCGACTCGTGGGTCGACGTCAAGGGCAACGACTGGCTGATCGAGGGCAACACCGGCGCGAACTCGCCGCAGGACGGCTTCCAGACGCACGAGATCCTCGACGGGTGGGGCACCGGCAACGTGTTCCGCGACAACGAGGCCGCGGTCGACGGTCCGGGCTTCGGCTATTCGCTGACCCCCGAGCTGGACAACGTCGTCGAGTGCTCGAACACGGCCACCGGCGCGGCGGAGGGGACCACGAACGTCGAGTGCCAGGACTGA